The window AGTGGCAAATGCTTGGTCATCTCTATACCCTTCTGTGTGGCAGTGGACCGAGACCAGCCCGCCCACAGAGCTGGGCTCAGAACCGGAGGGGGCGGTCACGGGCCCCTCCCTAAGGGGGCTGCACCTCTGGGGTACAGCGGTCACTAGCGTGAGAACAGGTAGTGTGCCGGGCTCGGTCCTCTCCCACCTTCAAAGGAATTCCTGGGATAGGCCGGCCAGGGAATGTGGTCCAAGTGAGAATGGCGCTTCTGAAGCAATTAACGGGCCCCAGGCAGTCAGAACCTAGGGAGCCGGGCCAGACAAAGGGCCTTTGGGTGAGAGGGAGTGGCCAGGGCCCAGCTGATATGGAGGCCCAAAGCCAGGGGCTCACCGAGCCCTCCCAGACGGCCCTTCAAACGCCCTTACAGGGAGTCCTCCGAGTGAATCCTGGGGTGGTGCAATCCCAGAAGGATGGAGAGAAACATGCcaaaggtcagcaggaaagggcTGACTCAGAGAGGGTGGAGTGGACCGGGCCGGCTCGGACAATGCCCCAGGAAGCCGGCCCCTCGCGACCAGGGAGGCGGGCAGCTGCTCCCAAGGAAACTGGGGAAGACTCCTTGTGACAGCCAGGGCAGGGCTGGGGTTTGTCTGCTTGGCTCTGGCCTTGCCAAAGTGCCTAAGGAGGAAGCTGGGCGGGGGCAGCGCAGAAGAGGGCTCACTCTCCCTCACTGTTGTTGTTCGGCCTTCCTTCTTGGAGAGGACCAGGACAGCAGGGACTCCATGACAAATAAGGGAACATCAAAGCGAGGGAgggctgtgggggggggggtcccctgcctcagtttcccctccagagcatctgggtccagtggcaaggtatagaaatggccctggatgcaataggggacctgggcctttttaagccaaggtcttcaacaggtctcggtttgactgaggcaacatccATTCAATGATTGAGGCCAGGGAGccactgaggcaaagaatggcctgtTTCAGGTAGTCAAAACCAAAAACTAAACCTAAGTAAATAACTCTGGGAGGGGAAGCCCCTCCGactttctggccaaaacagaaacgaTTGCGACTTCTGCACTCACTCTGAGTCAGTCAGGCCCCAAATTGTGATCCGGGGTCTTGACCTGGGATCTATTGTtcagtgtctgagattagatttgaactggTCCCTTTTCTTCCTACCATAAATTGAGCTTATAAACTGTAGTGTTCTGGTGGGTTTTCTGAAGGCCTCTGGACCATCTTTCAGTTCAGCAGAGCAATCACCACGAGAATGAAtggccagggataaagtccaaatcctttattgtctccttcacggcctgtctccttgcctggggcccgggccagctttctggaggtcctcaggaaggtgtcttggtttctgtgggggaggcaggaggaccatgccagtctctgtcttgaagtctccctgagtCCGGGAGCTTGTGCTCTAGCCTCTAGTTGGAGCCTCTAGGCCTTCCCCAGTCTGTTCCAGTCCCCTTCCGAGTCTCTCTCTGAGCCCTTTCCAAATCCTTGTCTTCTCCAAGTCTGACCCTGGCTGGGTTTGTCCcggcttatatgctctattctaattagatcatttacagcACACTGAGTATAAgccagtcattatatcactagggaaccattatttgtggtaagattaattcaatcatactgaatcctTGTCTTCTCCAAGTCTGACCCTGGCTGGGTTTGTCCcggcttatatgctctattctaattagatcatttacagcACACTGAGTATAAGtcagtcattatatcactagggaaccattatttgtggtaagattaattcaatcatactgaacaagagaactattaagcactacgctaaaccagataaccattgtcttatcggttccactgagttagcaccttgtaagcatccttgtttcaagttcagagttctggcccattacagtaACCTTTAAAGCGTTGGAGGCTCTGGACTTCTCATTGGTGTCCTGTCCCTAGAACTTCAGTGATTGGTGGCAGGATCTATACTGGAATTAGTGGCTGCTCTGCTCATTTCCCCTTCAGGGTTCTGCAGGGAGCGCAGAGGAGAGCTAGCCATGGCCAAAAAGAACTCTCAGGAGAGACCCCAAAGGGGAGGAGGATCTTCCAGCAAAGGGCTCCCCATGATGTGGGTTACCCCCTTGGCCAGGTATGTCGGGCCTACCTTCCCCCGTCCCGGGGATTCTTAGCCCTTTTTTAGTATCATGGACACCTTGGGTAGTCAGTCTGGTAAAGTCTCATTTTAAGTGTATAAAAAATGCATAGAATTGTAAAGGAAACTCCTAATGTTGAattataactatttttttaaatatgtagacGTCATGGTCTATAATCTGAATCGGTTCCTCATCAgtaaatgacctggagaagaaaatctcaaaccactccagtatctttgccaagaacatgaCTAAAACTGAACAATGAGATCTCAGGCTTAGGGTTAGGTGCCCCTGGAGATTTCTTGGCTGCGGGGCGGGGCGGATATTTTGCACAAATTTAAGCTACTGGATGGACAATCCCCTGCTGGACCTGGCCCCTCCAGCCCTCCAGCCCTCCAGCCCTCTAGCGTTCCAGTCCTCCAGCCCTCCAGCTATTGGTGCTGGAGAACAGGGCTATCTATCAGCTGTCGTCTGGCAGCTCCTCAGGGCCCTGCAGGTTGAGCTGCTCAGCTGCCACCCTTTTGCCTTTGCTCCCGAGCCACCTCCTGGCTGCTGCTGACTTGTTACTGGTGAGCCTTTTGTCTCCCAACTCCCCGTGGTCAGCTAGGGATTTTGCTCTTAAAATCCTTCTTGCCTAAAGATcggaaaagaataaatacaaaagcaataggaagccacAAAGATTtcaagaggggaagaggaagaatgtatttatatgaaaatgtttgtgTCGGCTCTTTTTGGGATGGCAAAGGGTTGGAAGCagaggggatgcccatcactGGGGAAGGGTGAGTCTCTGCGGGATGTGATTGTgatgggaaaatgacaaatgggctgatttcagaaaaaacttgcAAAGAATTCCAGGAACTGGAGCAAAAGGAAACGAGCAGAGCAGGAGAATATTGCACAGAGCAACAGAAACGAAGAACTGcttgactttgctattcttagcaatataatgagCCAAGACCATTCGGTAGGATTCGTGAGGAAAAATGCTTTCCTCCTCTGGAGAAAGACTGGATGTCGTCTGAATGCAGAAAAACGtacagtttttcattttctttcttcctttctttcaagtcttcttgtaccaaatgactaatatggaaatgttttccatgattgCACATCCATagcctatatctgattgcttaccatctcaggtaggagggaggagagggtgagggaggcgagagaatttggaactcaagactttttaaaatgttaaaaactgcgTTTTTTTGGTAATTGGACGAGTAGGGGGCTGGTTCTACCTTCTCCCCAGCAGCTCCAGTTCCGCCTCCGGAAGGAAGGCAAATGAACCTGGGCGCTCCTGGCTAGTTTCCGCTAGGCTCCTTCTGAGGCATCAATGGGCCCAACAGCAGAGCGGGGAACCAGTTGTCTCAGTCACAAAGGGTGGGGCGCTGCTTTCCCAGCTTTGACACTGTTCCTTGGATGCGAGGACCACATGGGGGAGGACGTCCTCAGGCTCCAAAGACAAGACTCTTGTTGGCCACTCCGGCCACATCACAAGCAAAGTGCAGAGTCTCAGGGATCAAAGGCAACCCAGGAGGGAGTAACCGGGTCAGCTTCTGCTGGAGACCTCCCGACCCTTCATGGTGGGACCGCTCTGTTAGAAGGGGAAGCTTTTCCTGCGTGAAGCTTAAACTGGCCAAGTTTCCAGCCATGGTTCCTGGTTCTGTCTTCTGGGACCAAACAGAGGAAGTCTCATTTGTCTCTCACATGTCCTTcacttgttttcagtcatgtctaacttcattttcttggcagagatactggaggggtttgccattttcttctccagctcattttacagatgaggaaactgaggcagagttaagtgacttcccacaTCTAGCAAGtgctgaggccggatttgaagcCAGGGAGATGAGTCTTTGGGACTCCAGGCCAAGTGCTCTGTGCCCTATGGCAATTCCTCACGGCCTGTCTCTCACATGATGTCCTACagccccctcctctcttctctgggCTAAACACACCCAAATGTGTCAGTGAATTCTAGCAGAGCTCGAAGATGGCTGCTTTCCCTGGGCGCCCCCCAGGTAATCAATGTCCTCCCAAAACTGAGGTGCCCAGGACTGACCACAGGCTCCCCAGAAGGTCCAGTTCTGGAATCTGTGCCTTTCTTCCTGCAGCCCCAGGCTTTCCTGGCTGCCAAATTGTCTCTTGGCTTCTGTTGGGTCTGTGGGCCACTCGGACCCACATTCTTTTTGAGAAAATCGTTGTTATTCTTGTAGACCCGGACTGCAAAGCACTTCTGCGGGAGTGCCTTTATCCCTCATGAATTTCACCTATTGGGCCGAGCCCAAGGCTGAAGAGCCCTTTGGATCCAGGCTCTGCTGCCTGGTTTTATTGTCTGCTCTCTCTAACCCCAGCTTGGGGTTCGCCCTGGTGCCTTTAGGCGATCGCGGAGAACAGGGCAAACCTGAGCTCCGACCCCGCCCGGACTATTAGCAGACATCCCGCACCCATCGTCCTGAATCCCGCCATTGTCTTGTGGCCCCGCCTGCGTTTTATCCCCGTCTGCTCCCCGAGAACAGGGAGGGCAGCCTCCCGGGGTACTTTTCTGGGAGCTGCGTACGCTTCCTCCCTCCCCCGCTCACTGAGCTGCGATCCGGTCCAAAGGAAATGGCACAAGCTGTCCTGGACCGAGCAGGCCGGTTCTGGGGGATCTCGGTCCCCTTCCCCCGCTTTGGTCCTAAGGCCATCCTCGGGGTCCTCTCCAGGGGACCGATTGCAGGTGGATAACGAGTCGCTCGTCACACCCGGGAGTGAGCGGGATGTTCCCATGATCACCGCTCCCCAGACTGGGGCCCCTGGGACATCCCGAGACGGAGGCAGAAATCCATCCCCACTAACAGAGGCTTGACAACGCGAGTGAAGTGGGTGGCGTGCCCACCAGGTGGCGCTGTACGCAAGCCAATTGCCCACCAGTCTCCCCGAGGTCTCTAATTCAGGCGCCCGAGTCTCTAATGCGCGTCTATCGCGCCCTCCCTCTCCCAAGGACTGGGTAAGGAAGAGCCCCCTCACTTCCCTGCTGCCCCGCCCAGAATTGGAACTTCCAAGGCAAGAAAAGATCTAGGATTCAAGGATGCAAAAACCAGAGAAATCTCTGCTGCCCCCTCCCCGCCCCGGGGTTGCTAAATCCGGGCCTCATCCTTCAAAGTCGGGCCGAGTCATCAAGCATggattaagtacctactgtgtgccgagCCCCGGGAGACAAGTGGCCCGTCTGAAATGGGGCGCAGTCTGATGAGGGAGAGAGCCCACAGATAGCTACGTCCCCGCAAGGGAGACTCGCGGGGGAGAGCCCAGAAGTGGCTGGGACCGGGAAGGCCTCCCTCCTGCACCAGGTTCCtggaggaagccagggaagcccgGAAGTGGAGGTGGGGGGGGTCAAGGGGCCTGGAATCCGGAGGGTGCAAAGAGCAGTGAGAACCGCAGGAAGCATTTCTCAAGGGCTTGCCTGCGCCTCGCTTAGTGCTAAGCCCCGAGGTCGTAAAACGGGACTGTCAGCCGGAACCCGATTTTCCGGAGCTCCTAGGGCAAGAACTCCGCGGGGCAGCGGGGAGAGGAGTTAGGCTTCTCCACCCGAGTCATTTCCACTGCTAACAATTCCATCTGCTTCTGTTGCTGAAGCATCGGACAGGACCAAGgacggggagggggagggggagggctcCCTCCTGAGCCCTCATTAGCTGTGGCTGCAGAAGCCGCCCCTCCCCAGGGAGTCACCTTTCCAGGgagccctgggggggggggggtgttgcgCCTCTCCGGGGGCGACCCCTGGCCTCAAGGGCAATACGAGATTTCTGTACCTGATGCAAAAATCCTGAGCGCTCTCCAACCTGGGCACAAGCTCGGCATTCCAGCTCAAGCCCCCGTAGACACACCCGTGACCCATGACAGGGAGATTACAAGGAGCTCCCCCTTCTCTCGGGCCCCAAGGGCTGTTTTTCAGTTCCTGAAACCTCTCAGGCAGCAGCCTCAGGGCTAAGGGCATCCCCAGATAAGGAGCTAAAGGCCGTGCTTGGGCTTGTGCACAACTACTTCTTGTGGCCTTAAGGACGCTCCCCCTTCTTGCTCCTCGTAAGCTAGAAGTTTCACGCATTAAGGGCCATGGGATCCTCGGGGCCGCGCTTGCGTGTCAGTGTTCCTGCGTTACTACATCTCCCCGGCGCATTCTTCTTGGGCCTAATGCCCGTCTGTCAGGGCACAACGCTCCCAGGAGGCTGACTGGAAGCCTGGCCACGCCCAAGGCCCTGGGGCCCCTGTCCTGGGGAGATGGCAGTTGTCCAGCTTGCCTAGCACCCGCCGCCCCTTGTGTCTCCCTCAGAGCGCCCGGGCACTAGGGCCAGGTCCGGTGAGGGGCAGATAGTTGATCCCGGGGGCCGGCGGCTGGTCCTTGTCCATTGGCGCTGCCTCCTTGGATGACAGTTTTGAGCCTAAGTTTGCCTGGGGGCAGATGGCAGAGATGGCACGGGATCGGGACGCCAGAAGGGGAACCAGTTTCAAGGGCAGATGATGGTGACAGCACGTGGCATCTGATGCTGTTGACACACCCCAGCGAAGCGCTTTATAGAGTCGGGAGTCGGGAGTCAGCAGAGCTGGACCAGCCCGGCACCTTTGCTTCCGTACGCGAAGGTACATTCTGTGAATGAATGCGAATCCTCCGCCCAGCGTGGAGTCCTTCCAGGATTGTCCCCGGAGGGAATCCCCGCCTCCTGTGCCGACGGATGGGAGGAAATACTGGCGCGCAGTAAGCACCGACCAGAAGGGATGGCTTCGGGCAAACCTGGAaggacttccatgaactgatgctggccGGAGTGAGCAGAGGCAGGAGAACATTGGACACGGCGACAGCAACGTTGTTCGTGATCAGCTGCGAACGACTTCTCAATATGATAACCCATCACAGTCCGGGAGGGGCGCCCCAGAAACCCGCTGCCCATCTCCAGAGAAAGCGCTGAGACTCACCGGGCAGATCGAAGCtttgcacttttttctttttttaagaacacGGACTGTGGGAGGTCCAAAGGTATGGGTCCTTGCATATGTTCTCACACTTTTGTATGTATCGTATCTATGATACATATTATTACGTATCccatacatattatgtatatgtctaaaatatgtattttattgggaatttgtgtctcttttccttctttatttttccaaaatgttatttgttgcattggatcacttgccaggggagggaggagaaatgaTAATGAGaaattcttgtaaaaaaaaaaaagtattacaattaataaagaaaaagaaaaaagaacatagtaaatgcagaaatttgttttacataaCTATCCATTTGGCTCGGGGGGAGGGGTTGTGtaccttttttattcattttgagaattaaaattaaaaaaagaaaaaatcccataTACACAAAGACCACAAGagaaaacttcaaaaataatagatttccatttcaagaaaacctttgTAATAAATACTAGCCATTTTTTTCCAAGTTGCCCAGCTTTTCAGTGCTTCCTTGTGGCTTTCTTTAGTTCTCTGCtgtttccttttagttttttttctccttccccgcCAAGAAGACTACAACTGCCCTCCGACatagaaacagacacacacatagcTACCTACAAACATAAGTCCTGTACGTGCGCGTCCGTAAGACCGTATTGAGcgtatttccccttttcttccgaAGGgggatagcatctttcttcaagatccaagtctttccatgttttgttTTTCGATCAACAGCCCGTCATTTTGGAAGCAGGGCAGTATCCCACGCGACCCCAATCTATGTTGATGGTCTAGGAAAGGTTTTGTACCCCACTTTTCTGCGTTTCTTTCCCCCTTGCTGCTTTTGTTTGACTTACCCAATAAACATTTTCGCTTACAATGAAGTTACTCGTTTTCCATCTCAGCACTCGGCGCCTTACCTCCGAGGTCCGGCCGGACCGGATTTCCTTCCTTCACGTTGTTTCTTTAAGATCcggaccttttgttcttccaaaagaattttggttttgttttttctaagtcggtaaaataaagttttagagATTTACTTAGACGGCATTGGATGAATGGGTAGTTCCGGGAGACAGTTGTTTTCAGGTTGGCTTTAGTCCCCAGGAATAAGGAGACTCCTCTTCCAAAGGCCCTCGGGGCTGGGAGGAGGAATCCCTCCCAAGGAGCGGCCAGAAGGAAGGAAGCCCAGAGCCCAAGGGAGCGGCCCCAGCTCGTTAAGCACCCGCAGGAGGGAGCCACCAGCGCCGGCGGGACCCACCGGGGTCCCGGGCGCACCGGGAGGCGCCAGCCCAAGCAGTGCCCCCGTGCCTCCCACCTGCGAGCTGACTTTGCCCCTAGGGGAAAGGACGAAGGGGCGGAGTTACCCTTCCGGGGCCCCGCCCCCGAGGCAGGCCCCACCCACTCCCTCCGGCAACCCCAGTCTAGGCCGCAGTCAACTCTAGTCCGGTTCAGATTCCTCGGACCCCGCCATGCCCCGCGGAAGCCGCAGCAGCGCCGCGCCCGCCCCGTCGGCCAGGTGAGCCCCAGGGGCTGGGGTGGGTAGAGAGGAGGTCTGGGGGCTGCGGCGGGGCGGGCTCGGGATGGGATGGAGCGGCAGGCCGGTCACGGCCAAGGTCATGGGGCGGGAGGCGGCCGCTgctggggcgggggggaggggggaagggccAGGGGTCCTCTTTACGAGCTTCCCTCCCTTCGCAGCCGCCTGGCTCCCCCCGCGGCCCCAGCTGCGCCCCCGGCCCCCGCTCCTGCCCCGGCCAGCGGGCAGCCGGGCCTCTTCTCCCAGATGGCGTCCACGGCGGCGGGGGTGGCCGTCGGCTCGGCCGTGGGCCACGTGGTGGGCAGCGCCCTGACGGGGGCCCTCGGAGGGGGCAGCAGCCCCCGGCCGGAGTCGGCCCCGCGTCCGGAGCAGGTGAGTGTGAAGGGGCCTGGCTGCGGCCCAGGGCTGAAAGGAGGCGGGGCGGGGCGGGACGGGAGAAGGACCAACCCCCTCATCCCGCGGGGTGGGGACTTGGGGGCTGCAGAGGGGGCGGGGCACGGGCTCAAGGTCACCCGGCTCCTCCCGGGCCCAGTGGGCTTCGGGTCCCCCCTTCTCGGCTCAGTAAAGGGCCGGAGTCCCCGGGGTGCGGGAGCAAGCGGCGGGAAAGGGGGGCGCCCCTAGTTTCTGCAGCCGCATCTGAATTGGTGTCGAGGGGCCCCGGCCTCCTTCTCCCCTGAGCCTGGGAAGTCTGGGCTAGTGCTAGGTCCACTTtgcaactgagaaaactgagccttGGAGAGACTACCCCCGCCCCACCCCCGTTCCGCTCCTCATCCTCCTCCGGCCTCCACGCTCCAACCCGGAGCAGCCTCCCCTTTTTGGAGGCCCGGAGCAGGGTCCCGGCTAGGCAGAGAGCGGGAGGGCCGAGACTGTACCCCAGCTGCCTGTACCCCAGCTGCCTGTACCCCCGCTTCTCAGAGCCCGAGGCGCAGCCCGCAAAGCGGAGGAAGCCCGAGGGAGGCGGCCGCTGCAGGGCTGGGGCCGGCCGAGCTCCTCCAGAGCGCCGCTAGGGGGCGCGCCGCGCACGGCCTCGATTTGcctgttttctcttctgcaaagaCGGGGTGGGAACCAGCTCCAGAAAGGGGGCTCCAAGGGCCCAGCCGCCGGATCCCTCCAGGCCCCCGGGGAGGAGGCCCCTAGCCCGCCAGAAGGAAAGGCTCCGGGAGACTTGTGTCTCTGGGAAGCTGGGGGCAGTGGGGGATCAACCACCCTGCCGCTGGGATGTGCACGGGAAAGTCCGGCTTTACTTTGGGCAAGGAGTGGCGGGGCGCGGCCTGGGCAAAGCCCGGGGGAGGGCGAGCCCAGTGCCCCTGCGGTCTCCGAGCAGAGGCTGCGGGGCTCTCCTCTCTCCCTGCGCCGCTGTGGGGGGCAGGGGTCCTCAGAGCTCAGCCTGAACCTGTCTGCTGCCTCCCCCCAGGCGCCCCAGGCCCCCCTGTCAGCCCCTTCGAGACCCTGCTACTACGAGATCAAGCAGTTCCTGGACTGCTCAACCACCCAGAATGACCTGACCCTGTGTGAGGGCTTCAGTGAGGCTCTGAAGCAGTGTCAGCGCAGCCACGGTGAGGGGGGTGGGAGGCGGAGGCTGAGGCTGGACTAAGGGCTGGGGCAGGGGCAGGGAATGGGGGGGCAGGGATGGTGGGGGGGGGCAGGACCAGGGCCAGGGGCAGTTAAGTCAGAGATGACAGACCCTCAGCAGAGAGATGAAGGGGGTGAGATCAGAATGGCCCTAAAGCCGCCCTGCCCCCACCCT of the Sarcophilus harrisii chromosome 1, mSarHar1.11, whole genome shotgun sequence genome contains:
- the CHCHD10 gene encoding coiled-coil-helix-coiled-coil-helix domain-containing protein 10, mitochondrial, which translates into the protein MPRGSRSSAAPAPSASRLAPPAAPAAPPAPAPAPASGQPGLFSQMASTAAGVAVGSAVGHVVGSALTGALGGGSSPRPESAPRPEQAPQAPLSAPSRPCYYEIKQFLDCSTTQNDLTLCEGFSEALKQCQRSHGLTTLM